Proteins encoded by one window of Blastopirellula marina:
- the recQ gene encoding DNA helicase RecQ — MDSSSPATAEDLLATMHKYWGYEQFRPLQREAMESVLEDRDSVVVMPTGGGKSLCYQVPALCKPGVAVVASPLISLMKDQVDALTACGIRAACINSTVTPAERRSIAADIRSGDTKLVYLAPERLLSERTLDFLSSVDVSFFAIDESHCISEWGHDFRPEYRMMRMLKDRFPGVGVHAYTATATERVRSDIAQQLGLVDPELLVGSFDRPNLNYRIERRKDRFAQIREVVSRHANESGIVYCIRRTDVETIAEQLNDIGIKAHPYHAGLSDEQRQQHQEDFIQERVDVVVATVAFGMGIDKSNVRYVVHAGMPKSLESYQQESGRAGRDGLEAECVLLYSSGDLVTWKRMLGDLPDSAQQAAFHSLEALDHFCIGTECRHRMLVSYFGQDLADAECEACDVCLGTVDLVEDGLILGQKILSCIVRTGERFGADHNAKVLCGSRDKRVLELGHDELSTYGLLQDQSIRAVRTWIEQLAGQRFLVKSGEFNVLKLTESGRELLRGEVTPKLTRPDADADDKPTRRKRKGDDWEGVDRGLFESLRTLRRDKAEEAGIPAYIVFGDSSLRDMARQRPSTIESFRLIKGVGDKKCQDYGEAFTQHIAQYCQAEGVEVDAMETEVIAAPRREAPKNQSPKLKDAFTLFAKGKTVDEVAAIIERANSTVQGYLQQFIKEQKVEDPTAWVTGETARRIEDAYQECGQGALRPIYEHLGEEVSYEEIRLVIACLQNRDNP; from the coding sequence ATGGATTCATCGTCGCCAGCCACTGCCGAAGATTTGCTGGCGACCATGCACAAGTACTGGGGGTACGAACAGTTTCGTCCCTTGCAGCGCGAGGCAATGGAGTCGGTTCTCGAAGATCGCGACTCGGTCGTCGTCATGCCCACCGGTGGTGGTAAGTCCCTCTGCTACCAGGTGCCCGCCCTCTGCAAACCGGGCGTCGCGGTGGTGGCTTCCCCGCTTATCTCCTTGATGAAAGACCAGGTCGATGCCCTCACCGCGTGCGGCATTCGCGCGGCCTGCATTAACAGCACCGTCACCCCAGCCGAGCGCCGCAGCATCGCGGCCGACATTCGCAGCGGCGACACGAAGCTGGTGTACCTCGCCCCGGAACGCTTGCTCTCGGAGCGTACGCTCGACTTTTTAAGCAGCGTCGATGTCTCATTCTTTGCCATCGACGAATCGCACTGTATCAGCGAATGGGGGCACGACTTCCGCCCCGAATACCGCATGATGCGAATGCTCAAAGATCGCTTCCCTGGCGTTGGCGTTCACGCCTATACCGCCACCGCCACCGAGCGCGTCCGCAGCGACATTGCCCAGCAGTTGGGTCTGGTCGATCCCGAACTCCTGGTCGGTTCGTTCGATCGGCCGAACCTCAACTATCGCATCGAGCGCCGCAAAGATCGCTTCGCCCAGATTCGCGAAGTTGTCTCGCGGCACGCCAACGAGTCAGGCATTGTCTATTGCATTCGCAGAACCGACGTCGAAACGATCGCCGAGCAGCTGAACGACATCGGCATCAAGGCCCACCCTTACCACGCTGGCCTCAGTGACGAGCAGCGTCAGCAGCATCAGGAAGACTTCATCCAGGAACGCGTCGACGTGGTGGTCGCGACCGTTGCGTTCGGCATGGGCATCGACAAGTCGAACGTCCGTTACGTGGTGCATGCCGGCATGCCCAAATCACTGGAAAGCTACCAGCAGGAAAGTGGCCGCGCCGGACGCGATGGCCTCGAAGCTGAATGCGTGCTTCTTTATTCCAGCGGCGACCTGGTCACCTGGAAACGCATGCTGGGGGACCTGCCTGATTCCGCCCAACAGGCCGCGTTCCATTCGCTCGAAGCGCTCGATCACTTCTGCATCGGTACCGAGTGTCGCCACCGGATGCTGGTCAGCTACTTCGGCCAGGATCTGGCAGACGCCGAATGCGAAGCATGCGATGTCTGCCTGGGCACCGTCGACCTGGTGGAAGATGGGCTCATCCTGGGGCAAAAGATCCTCTCGTGCATCGTCCGCACCGGCGAACGCTTCGGAGCCGATCACAACGCCAAGGTGCTGTGCGGTTCGCGCGACAAACGCGTGCTGGAACTGGGGCACGACGAGCTAAGCACCTACGGTCTGCTGCAAGATCAAAGCATCCGGGCGGTGCGTACCTGGATCGAACAACTCGCCGGCCAGCGTTTCCTGGTCAAGTCAGGCGAATTCAACGTATTGAAACTGACCGAAAGTGGGCGCGAACTGCTGCGTGGCGAGGTCACCCCAAAGCTCACCCGCCCCGATGCCGACGCCGACGACAAGCCTACCCGCCGCAAGCGGAAAGGGGACGACTGGGAAGGAGTCGATCGCGGCTTGTTCGAGTCGCTCCGTACGCTGCGACGTGACAAGGCCGAAGAGGCTGGCATCCCGGCGTATATCGTCTTCGGTGATAGTTCGCTGCGCGACATGGCCCGGCAACGTCCCTCGACGATCGAAAGCTTTCGCCTGATCAAAGGAGTCGGCGACAAGAAGTGCCAGGACTACGGCGAGGCCTTCACGCAGCACATTGCCCAGTACTGCCAGGCCGAAGGGGTGGAAGTCGACGCGATGGAGACCGAGGTGATCGCCGCCCCCCGCCGCGAGGCACCCAAGAACCAATCCCCAAAACTGAAAGACGCATTCACGCTGTTCGCCAAAGGGAAAACGGTGGACGAAGTCGCCGCGATCATCGAGCGAGCTAACTCCACCGTGCAGGGCTACCTCCAGCAGTTCATCAAAGAACAAAAGGTCGAAGATCCCACGGCCTGGGTAACCGGCGAAACGGCCCGCCGCATCGAAGACGCTTACCAGGAATGCGGCCAAGGAGCACTCCGCCCCATCTACGAACACCTGGGCGAAGAAGTCTCCTACGAAGAAATCCGCCTGGTAATCGCCTGCCTCCAAAACCGCGACAACCCTTAA
- a CDS encoding xylose operon transcription regulator XylR, whose protein sequence is MIQPRKEVALLIETSNEYARGLLDGVVRYMEEYQRWSIFLPEQGRGAKPPKWLKQWNGDGIIARVETPEIAAALKQLNIPIVDVSAARLIPELPWVETDDRAISQVAVEHLLQRGFSNFAFCGDSTFAWSKLREKYFVEALAEHGHGCHVLDLPTGEDGKNSTPKNVQKLDRWIERLPQPIGIMACFDIRGQLLLEACRELEIDVPRQVAVIGVDNDRLLCDLCSPPMSSVIPDSRRTGFEAAKLLDQMMKGQTPHEMKKLIPPLGIATRRSTDVLATEDPLVGMAMQFIREHACDGINVGDVLKAVDSTRRILEYRFKQITGQTPHEAIVHQRLDKVRQLLHDTDLSIGDIADRAGFEHVEYMSATFRKKTGLSPTAYRRKVQPN, encoded by the coding sequence ATGATTCAACCTCGCAAGGAGGTCGCTCTATTGATCGAGACCTCCAACGAGTATGCCCGAGGTCTCTTGGATGGCGTGGTGCGATACATGGAAGAGTACCAGCGCTGGTCGATCTTTCTGCCTGAGCAAGGTCGTGGTGCGAAGCCACCGAAGTGGCTTAAGCAGTGGAACGGAGACGGCATCATCGCGCGGGTCGAAACGCCTGAGATCGCGGCCGCACTCAAACAGTTGAACATCCCCATTGTCGACGTCAGCGCCGCGCGCTTGATACCCGAACTTCCCTGGGTCGAGACCGACGATCGGGCCATCTCGCAAGTGGCGGTCGAGCATCTTTTGCAGCGCGGGTTTTCCAACTTCGCGTTTTGCGGCGATAGCACCTTCGCGTGGAGCAAGCTCCGTGAAAAGTATTTCGTCGAAGCGCTGGCCGAGCACGGCCACGGTTGCCATGTGCTCGATCTGCCCACTGGCGAAGACGGTAAGAACTCGACCCCTAAAAACGTGCAGAAGCTCGACCGCTGGATCGAACGCCTGCCACAGCCAATCGGCATCATGGCCTGCTTCGATATCCGCGGCCAGCTATTGTTGGAAGCGTGCCGCGAATTGGAGATCGACGTGCCGCGCCAGGTTGCGGTGATTGGGGTCGATAACGATCGTCTGCTGTGCGATCTCTGCTCGCCGCCGATGTCGAGCGTCATCCCCGACAGCCGCCGCACTGGCTTCGAAGCGGCCAAGCTGTTGGATCAAATGATGAAAGGGCAAACGCCGCACGAGATGAAGAAGCTGATCCCACCGTTGGGCATCGCCACCCGCCGCTCGACCGACGTGCTGGCCACCGAAGACCCGCTGGTTGGCATGGCGATGCAGTTCATTCGCGAACATGCGTGCGACGGCATCAACGTGGGGGACGTACTAAAAGCGGTCGATAGCACCCGCCGCATTCTCGAGTACCGCTTCAAACAAATCACCGGACAAACGCCGCACGAAGCAATCGTCCACCAACGCCTCGATAAAGTCCGTCAATTGCTGCACGACACCGACCTCAGCATCGGCGACATCGCCGACCGCGCCGGCTTCGAACACGTCGAATACATGAGCGCCACCTTCCGCAAAAAAACCGGCCTCTCGCCAACGGCGTACCGCCGTAAGGTGCAACCGAATTAG
- a CDS encoding Gfo/Idh/MocA family protein, with the protein MSEKTFNVAMIGLGFGSEFIPIYQAHPNANVYALCRRDEAALQKSGEMFGIEKLYTEYDDVLADPNVDFVHINSPIPDHAWMSLKALDAGKHVMCTVPMATTIDECRQIVEKVAETGLKYMMAETVVYSREYLYIKQLYETGELGKIQYMQASHPQDMQGWPEYWERMIPMHYATHVVSPVLGLVDGLAEYVSCFGSGSINNELAKKSGNPYAVESCHIKIKDTDISAHIWRFLFDTARQYRESFDVYGTKKSFEWSLVEGEPHVLHTAKLPEHEIASHVEIPDFAHLLPEPIQKFTQSIEDAAHLSFIQGGGHGGSHPHLVNEMISSLLEDRDPLPNAVTSANWTCVGICAHESTMKGGEIVRLPEFTLQKPKAQKAVTAS; encoded by the coding sequence ATGAGCGAAAAGACATTTAACGTAGCAATGATCGGATTGGGTTTTGGATCCGAGTTCATTCCCATTTACCAGGCTCATCCCAACGCAAACGTTTACGCCCTGTGCCGCCGCGACGAAGCAGCGCTGCAAAAGTCGGGCGAGATGTTCGGCATCGAAAAGCTATACACCGAATACGACGATGTGCTGGCAGATCCAAACGTTGACTTCGTTCATATCAACTCGCCCATTCCAGACCATGCCTGGATGTCGCTGAAGGCCCTGGATGCCGGCAAGCACGTCATGTGCACCGTGCCCATGGCCACCACCATCGACGAATGCCGTCAGATTGTCGAGAAGGTTGCCGAGACCGGTTTGAAGTACATGATGGCCGAAACGGTTGTTTACAGCCGCGAGTACCTGTACATCAAGCAGCTTTACGAAACGGGCGAGTTAGGCAAGATTCAGTACATGCAGGCCTCGCACCCGCAAGACATGCAAGGGTGGCCTGAATACTGGGAACGCATGATCCCCATGCACTACGCCACGCACGTGGTCAGCCCGGTACTGGGCCTGGTGGATGGCCTGGCGGAATACGTTAGTTGCTTTGGCTCGGGGAGTATCAACAACGAACTGGCCAAGAAGTCTGGCAACCCCTACGCCGTCGAATCGTGCCATATCAAGATCAAAGACACCGACATCTCGGCGCACATCTGGCGATTCCTGTTTGATACGGCTCGTCAGTATCGTGAAAGCTTCGACGTCTACGGTACCAAGAAGAGCTTCGAGTGGTCGCTGGTCGAAGGAGAGCCACACGTGCTGCATACGGCCAAGCTGCCAGAGCATGAAATCGCTTCCCACGTCGAGATCCCCGACTTCGCGCACTTGCTGCCGGAACCGATCCAGAAGTTTACGCAGTCGATCGAAGACGCGGCTCACCTGTCGTTCATCCAAGGTGGCGGCCATGGTGGTTCGCACCCACACCTGGTCAATGAGATGATTAGCTCGCTGCTGGAAGACCGCGACCCACTACCCAACGCGGTGACCTCGGCCAACTGGACCTGCGTTGGTATTTGTGCCCACGAGTCGACCATGAAGGGGGGCGAGATCGTTCGCCTGCCAGAATTCACGCTACAGAAGCCAAAGGCCCAGAAAGCGGTGACCGCTTCTTAA
- a CDS encoding shikimate kinase: MAVEAGTNVTLIGMPGSGKSTIGVVLAKRINLQFVDTDLIIQTSQQRTLQQIMDTDGFDRFCQIEEDAVLSLSVDHHVIATGGSVCYGAEGMAHLQKLGKIVFLKTSLKTLEQRLSNMATRGIALKPGQSLEQLLHERNTLYEKYAEITIECDGLNVEQICELIEAAL, from the coding sequence ATGGCAGTTGAAGCTGGAACCAACGTCACGCTGATTGGGATGCCTGGGTCAGGCAAAAGCACAATTGGGGTCGTTCTGGCCAAGCGGATCAACCTGCAGTTCGTCGACACCGACCTGATTATCCAGACCAGCCAACAGCGGACGCTGCAGCAGATCATGGATACGGACGGCTTCGACCGCTTCTGCCAGATCGAGGAAGACGCGGTGCTGAGCCTGAGTGTCGACCATCACGTGATCGCGACCGGCGGTAGTGTTTGCTACGGGGCCGAGGGGATGGCTCACCTTCAAAAGCTAGGCAAGATCGTCTTTCTGAAGACCAGCCTGAAGACGCTTGAGCAGCGTCTGTCGAACATGGCTACCCGCGGAATCGCCCTGAAACCCGGTCAGAGCCTGGAACAACTGCTGCATGAACGCAACACGTTGTACGAAAAGTACGCCGAGATCACCATCGAGTGCGACGGCCTGAATGTCGAGCAAATTTGCGAACTGATCGAAGCGGCACTGTAA
- a CDS encoding TIGR03364 family FAD-dependent oxidoreductase, which translates to MHYDLIVVGGGIVGLGHAWAAAKLGQTVAVFDNSPRAEGASIRNFGMVWPIGQPQGAQRALAVRSRKLWLELGAAAGFAVDPCGSLHLAHHDDEWAVLNEFAGSSAAAGLELELVTPERIAALTPAANSNGLKGGLYSHTELRVTPPTAIRLATAYLAETLNIPFHFDTPITQVDTGQVTASNGQTWTAERIVIATGAYFRHLFPEAHTAEKLRLCKLQMMLTEAQPAEWKLGPHIASGLTLRHYTSFADCPSLAAVKERFAKDSPELDRYGIHVMASQADNGGLILGDSHEYDDDVEPVDKAEIDALMLRELQKIMNIPTWNIVRRWHGLYAKHPRQMCFVREVRPEVLVVNGFGGNGMTLSLALSESVIQSWQNAPQWDAFGSS; encoded by the coding sequence ATGCATTACGACCTGATTGTCGTTGGGGGTGGGATTGTCGGCCTGGGGCATGCCTGGGCGGCCGCGAAACTGGGACAGACCGTGGCGGTGTTCGATAACAGCCCTCGCGCCGAAGGAGCCAGTATCCGCAACTTCGGGATGGTCTGGCCGATCGGTCAGCCCCAGGGAGCACAGCGGGCACTCGCCGTGCGCAGCCGTAAGCTGTGGCTGGAACTGGGCGCGGCGGCTGGCTTCGCGGTCGACCCGTGTGGCTCGCTGCACCTGGCCCATCACGACGACGAGTGGGCCGTGCTCAACGAGTTTGCCGGTTCATCTGCTGCCGCAGGGCTCGAACTGGAACTGGTAACGCCAGAACGCATCGCGGCCCTGACCCCAGCCGCCAATTCAAACGGCCTGAAGGGCGGTCTCTATTCGCACACCGAATTGCGGGTGACACCTCCGACGGCCATTCGCCTGGCGACGGCCTACTTGGCCGAAACGCTCAACATTCCATTCCACTTTGACACACCCATCACCCAGGTCGACACCGGGCAGGTCACCGCTTCCAACGGCCAGACCTGGACGGCCGAGCGGATCGTGATTGCCACCGGGGCCTATTTTCGGCATCTGTTTCCTGAAGCCCACACGGCCGAGAAGCTGCGACTATGCAAGCTGCAGATGATGCTCACCGAAGCGCAGCCTGCCGAGTGGAAGCTGGGGCCGCACATCGCCAGCGGACTGACGCTGCGCCACTATACTTCTTTCGCTGACTGCCCTTCCCTGGCCGCGGTGAAAGAGCGTTTTGCGAAAGACTCGCCCGAGCTCGATCGCTATGGCATCCACGTGATGGCCTCGCAGGCCGACAACGGGGGTTTGATCCTGGGGGATTCGCACGAATACGATGACGACGTCGAGCCGGTCGACAAGGCAGAAATCGACGCGCTGATGCTGCGGGAACTTCAGAAGATCATGAACATTCCAACCTGGAACATCGTTCGCCGCTGGCACGGCTTGTACGCCAAGCATCCGCGGCAGATGTGCTTCGTACGTGAGGTTCGCCCGGAAGTCCTCGTGGTTAACGGCTTCGGCGGCAACGGAATGACCCTGTCGCTGGCCTTGTCCGAATCGGTCATCCAGAGCTGGCAAAACGCGCCACAGTGGGACGCGTTCGGCAGCAGCTAG
- a CDS encoding efflux RND transporter permease subunit, translating into MFNAFYRDQRMLVLAIAVIIVAGLSSYFVLPRLEDPTLTPRFAIVTTLFPGARGDRVEVLVSDRLEEELQEVEEIKEIRSTSRAGASSMVIELRDDVYEVGEVWSRIRDKIDDAKVSFPEGASEPDIEMITTKAYASIVALKWTQDSDPSYAILLRLAEQLEDHLRSVPGTEDVELFGEPEEEISVEVDPAQLASIGLTAADVAQQLAASDAKLSAGQVRSTQSNFLMEVDSELDSINRIAETPVQYGQDGKFVRLGDIARVNKGIATPPRQMAIIDDRPAVTLGTLVRSDYRLDVWNTDAQKVISQFEADLPKGVELARMFEQSPYVEGRLTNLLWNLAIGGAAVVGVILMLMGWRSAIVVGTALPLSAFMVLAGMRFMEIPMHQMSITGLIIALGLLIDNAIVMVDEVKTRMEEGDDAAHAVASSGRHLAIPLLGSTLTTGLAFAPIALMPGPAGEFVGTIAISVMLAIGSSFLLAMTVTPALAALFVSSKDDHDRHWWTIGLESPRLAAVWRNTLDFLLARPVLSIGLSVVLPILGFVQARHLPEQFFPPADRNQFQIELELPPQAAIEHTASTARKISQIAKSHPEVTDIDWILGESAPSFYYNIVRRRENNAPYGQAIVQLKSAEGAAQIINTLQQEFNEHVPEARVLARQLEQGPPFDAPVELQLFGPDLQVLRALGERVRAELAQIPEVTLTRSDLGDDLPKFALVLDEEKTRLAGLSHTQVAQQLAASTEGALGGTVLEETEELPVRVRVPVSYRASLADIASLDLVIPGTSGEGKLNTVPFSAVGALELKPEISAVTRLNNLRMNEVKAYVQAGVLPSVVLAKLEDRLAASGFEFPTGYRMGLGGEANGRDQAVGNLMSSVGVLMVLMVATLVLSFSSFRAASLIGGVGLFSVGLGLAALWIFGYPFGFMAIVGTMGLVGIAINDSIVVLAALRENDEAKAGDPVAIREVVMRATRHVVATTATTVVGFLPLVMSGGGFWPPLAVSIAGGVVGATLLALTFVPTVHMVMANPAVLKLPCLRLRRKETSTAIQHDSAPVYS; encoded by the coding sequence ATGTTCAACGCATTTTATCGCGACCAGCGGATGCTCGTCCTGGCCATTGCGGTCATCATCGTGGCCGGGCTTTCTTCGTACTTCGTCCTTCCACGCCTGGAAGACCCCACGCTGACGCCCCGGTTTGCTATCGTCACCACGCTATTCCCCGGGGCGCGCGGCGACCGTGTCGAGGTTTTGGTCAGCGATCGCCTGGAAGAAGAACTGCAAGAGGTCGAAGAGATCAAAGAGATCCGCTCGACCAGCCGTGCCGGGGCTTCGTCGATGGTGATCGAACTGCGCGACGACGTGTACGAAGTCGGCGAAGTCTGGTCGCGCATTCGCGATAAGATCGACGACGCCAAGGTAAGTTTCCCCGAAGGGGCCAGCGAGCCCGATATCGAGATGATCACTACCAAGGCCTACGCCTCGATCGTGGCGCTGAAGTGGACCCAAGATAGCGACCCCAGCTACGCCATTTTGCTGCGACTGGCCGAGCAACTGGAAGATCACCTCCGCAGTGTACCTGGCACCGAAGACGTCGAACTGTTCGGCGAACCGGAAGAAGAGATCTCGGTAGAAGTCGACCCCGCTCAGCTGGCCAGCATCGGTCTTACCGCGGCCGATGTCGCCCAGCAGCTTGCTGCCAGCGACGCGAAGCTTTCCGCTGGCCAGGTCCGCTCGACGCAATCGAACTTTCTGATGGAAGTCGACAGCGAGTTGGACTCGATCAACCGCATCGCCGAAACTCCGGTGCAGTATGGCCAAGACGGCAAGTTTGTCCGCCTGGGAGATATCGCCCGCGTCAACAAGGGGATCGCCACGCCCCCACGGCAAATGGCCATCATCGACGATCGGCCGGCCGTCACGCTCGGGACACTCGTGCGTAGCGATTATCGCCTCGACGTCTGGAACACCGACGCGCAGAAGGTCATATCCCAGTTCGAGGCTGACTTGCCCAAGGGGGTCGAGCTGGCCCGCATGTTCGAGCAAAGCCCCTACGTGGAAGGCCGCCTGACCAACTTGCTGTGGAACCTCGCCATCGGTGGCGCGGCGGTGGTGGGGGTGATCCTTATGCTGATGGGATGGCGAAGTGCGATCGTGGTGGGCACTGCCTTGCCGCTTTCCGCCTTCATGGTGCTGGCCGGCATGCGGTTCATGGAGATTCCCATGCACCAGATGTCGATCACCGGGCTCATCATCGCGCTGGGGCTGTTGATCGACAACGCGATTGTGATGGTCGATGAAGTCAAAACACGCATGGAAGAAGGGGACGACGCAGCCCATGCCGTGGCCAGCAGTGGCCGCCACCTGGCGATTCCGCTATTGGGAAGCACGCTGACCACGGGCCTGGCCTTCGCCCCCATCGCCTTGATGCCTGGTCCGGCGGGCGAATTTGTCGGCACGATCGCCATCAGCGTGATGCTCGCGATCGGAAGTTCGTTCCTGTTGGCCATGACCGTCACGCCAGCCCTGGCGGCGCTGTTTGTCAGTTCTAAAGACGACCACGACCGTCACTGGTGGACTATCGGCCTGGAAAGCCCACGGCTGGCCGCCGTGTGGCGCAACACGCTCGACTTCCTGCTGGCCCGCCCGGTGCTCAGCATCGGGCTGTCGGTCGTGCTGCCGATCTTGGGCTTCGTACAAGCCCGGCACCTGCCTGAGCAGTTCTTCCCGCCGGCCGATCGCAATCAGTTTCAGATCGAACTGGAACTGCCGCCGCAAGCGGCGATCGAACACACGGCCAGCACCGCCCGAAAGATCAGCCAGATTGCCAAGTCGCATCCGGAAGTGACTGACATCGACTGGATCCTTGGCGAGAGCGCCCCGTCGTTCTACTACAACATCGTCCGTCGCCGCGAGAACAACGCACCCTACGGCCAGGCGATCGTGCAACTGAAGTCGGCCGAAGGGGCCGCCCAGATCATCAACACGTTGCAGCAAGAGTTCAACGAACATGTGCCAGAGGCCCGCGTGCTCGCGCGGCAATTGGAACAAGGCCCGCCGTTCGATGCACCGGTCGAACTTCAACTGTTCGGTCCCGATCTTCAAGTCCTGCGAGCACTCGGCGAACGCGTTCGTGCTGAACTGGCCCAGATTCCCGAGGTCACGCTCACGCGCAGCGACCTGGGAGACGACCTCCCCAAGTTCGCGCTTGTATTGGACGAAGAGAAAACACGCCTGGCAGGTCTCAGCCATACGCAGGTCGCCCAGCAATTGGCGGCTTCCACGGAAGGGGCCCTGGGGGGAACGGTTCTCGAAGAAACAGAAGAATTGCCGGTACGCGTGCGGGTTCCAGTGTCTTACCGAGCAAGCCTGGCCGACATCGCCTCGCTTGATCTGGTGATTCCCGGCACGAGCGGCGAAGGGAAGCTGAATACCGTCCCGTTCTCGGCGGTGGGTGCCTTGGAGCTGAAGCCAGAGATCTCGGCCGTCACGCGCCTCAATAACTTGCGAATGAACGAGGTCAAAGCGTACGTCCAAGCGGGCGTGCTACCATCAGTGGTGCTGGCGAAACTGGAAGACCGTCTCGCCGCGTCCGGCTTTGAATTCCCAACCGGCTACCGCATGGGACTCGGTGGCGAAGCGAACGGACGCGATCAGGCCGTGGGCAACTTGATGTCCAGCGTCGGCGTGCTCATGGTCTTGATGGTCGCCACGCTGGTGCTGTCGTTCAGCTCGTTCCGGGCTGCTTCGCTTATTGGGGGCGTGGGGTTGTTCTCGGTGGGGCTGGGCCTGGCGGCGCTATGGATCTTTGGCTATCCGTTCGGGTTCATGGCCATCGTCGGCACGATGGGGCTGGTGGGAATCGCGATCAACGACTCGATCGTCGTGCTGGCCGCGCTCCGCGAAAACGACGAAGCCAAAGCAGGCGACCCAGTGGCCATTCGCGAGGTCGTTATGCGGGCGACACGGCATGTCGTGGCGACCACCGCTACGACAGTCGTGGGTTTTTTGCCGCTGGTGATGTCAGGCGGCGGGTTCTGGCCACCGTTGGCCGTGTCGATCGCCGGTGGTGTCGTCGGTGCGACCTTGCTGGCGTTGACATTCGTGCCCACCGTACACATGGTGATGGCCAACCCAGCAGTACTCAAGCTGCCGTGCTTGCGGCTGCGGCGAAAAGAAACGAGCACCGCGATACAGCACGATAGTGCCCCCGTATATTCCTGA
- a CDS encoding efflux RND transporter periplasmic adaptor subunit: protein MNISNYSPSRESFFEQKWTKRQLWTIRVGMGATVGFLVAGIFFWNYPFASAETLPTPKAQPLPVEVVSVESQGSYAAQRTYTGVLVAAKTSELSFELPGKIIQLSVDEGDHVQAGQALAVLDDRHLSARIAQTKAEHDQQLAILEELKAGPRSEVIAAAEAEVRQLDAELQLQQANKKRREQLIQRSAISRETLEDAVFGAEAAQGRLDAAKSRLEELCRGTRIEQIDAQKARVAGLEAQLVDLQHEQEDTRLVAPFSGTIARRNFDEGAVISAGQSVYRIVQHEPLEVWLGLPPEAATTLSLGDVLPVTVNDQTRQGKVTGIVPELDATTRTQTVVLRLDEEASRGWVPAQVARVSLASERNDNGFWLPNSALLQGSRGLWSVYVVNEEHRVSRREIEVIYSESERSFVRGTLTSGERVVASGVNRLVPEMQVSIQTANEPLN from the coding sequence ATGAATATCAGCAACTACTCACCCAGTCGTGAGTCTTTTTTTGAACAAAAGTGGACGAAGCGTCAACTTTGGACGATTCGTGTCGGCATGGGGGCGACCGTAGGCTTTCTGGTCGCGGGGATCTTCTTTTGGAACTACCCCTTCGCCAGCGCCGAGACACTGCCCACGCCCAAGGCCCAGCCGCTGCCGGTGGAAGTTGTCTCCGTCGAGTCGCAAGGAAGCTACGCCGCTCAGCGTACCTACACCGGTGTGCTGGTCGCGGCCAAGACCAGCGAACTGAGTTTCGAGCTGCCTGGCAAGATCATCCAGCTTTCGGTCGATGAAGGGGATCACGTCCAGGCCGGTCAGGCACTCGCCGTGCTCGACGATCGTCACCTCTCGGCGCGCATCGCTCAGACGAAAGCCGAGCACGATCAACAGCTGGCCATTCTCGAAGAACTGAAAGCCGGCCCACGCTCCGAAGTCATCGCCGCCGCCGAGGCCGAAGTCCGTCAACTCGATGCCGAACTGCAACTGCAGCAGGCCAACAAGAAGCGTCGCGAGCAACTCATCCAGCGCAGCGCCATTTCGCGTGAAACATTGGAAGACGCCGTCTTCGGTGCCGAAGCTGCCCAGGGGCGTCTCGATGCCGCGAAGAGCCGCTTAGAGGAACTCTGCCGCGGGACACGCATCGAACAGATCGATGCCCAGAAAGCACGCGTTGCCGGCCTCGAAGCTCAATTGGTCGACCTGCAGCACGAACAAGAAGATACGCGGCTCGTAGCTCCCTTCTCAGGCACCATCGCCCGGCGTAACTTCGACGAAGGAGCCGTCATCAGTGCCGGCCAGTCGGTGTACCGAATCGTCCAGCACGAGCCCCTCGAAGTATGGCTGGGCTTGCCCCCGGAAGCGGCCACCACGTTGTCCCTAGGTGACGTCTTACCGGTCACCGTCAACGATCAAACGCGTCAGGGCAAAGTCACCGGCATTGTGCCGGAACTCGATGCCACCACTCGCACACAAACCGTCGTACTGCGACTGGACGAGGAAGCATCGCGTGGCTGGGTACCGGCCCAGGTCGCTCGCGTCTCGTTGGCCAGCGAGCGTAACGACAACGGCTTCTGGCTGCCCAATTCCGCGCTCCTGCAAGGATCGCGTGGCCTCTGGTCGGTGTACGTCGTAAACGAAGAGCACCGGGTCTCCCGCCGCGAGATCGAAGTCATCTATAGCGAAAGCGAACGTTCTTTCGTCAGGGGGACGTTAACCTCCGGCGAACGCGTGGTGGCCAGCGGCGTGAATCGATTGGTGCCAGAAATGCAAGTCAGTATTCAAACCGCAAACGAGCCCCTGAATTGA